In one Thunnus maccoyii chromosome 12, fThuMac1.1, whole genome shotgun sequence genomic region, the following are encoded:
- the LOC121908406 gene encoding calcium-binding mitochondrial carrier protein Aralar1-like isoform X2 — MTPGDFVQKYLGLHTQIHHNPKTVQLIAAVADTTKDGLISFQEFLAFESVLCAPDTLFIVAFQLFDKSGTGAISFENVRDIFSQTTVHHHIPFNWDCEFIRLHFGHDRKKRINYLEFTQFLQELQLEHARQAFAQKDKGKNGVISAMDFSDIMATIRHHMLTPFVEENLVSAAGGSTSHMVSFSYFNAFNSLLNNMELIRKIYSTLAGTRKDTLVTKEEFVHAANKFGQITPMEIDILYQLSGLHSPSGRLNLADIERIAPLEEGCLPYHLVETQKQAHGDVSRPVWLQIAESAYRFTLGSIAGATGATAVYPIDLVKTRMQNQRSTGSFVGELMYKNSFDCAKKVLRYEGVFGFYRGLVPQLIGVAPEKAIKLTVNDLIRDKFTDKDDTIPLYAEILAGGCAGGSQVIFTNPLEIVKIRLQVAGEITTGPRVSALSVVRDLGFFGLYKGAKACFLRDIPFSAIYFPVYAHTKAQLADEQGRVGPLQLLTAGAIAGIPAASLVTPADVIKTRLQVAARAGQTTYTGVIDCFRKIMREEGFRALWKGAGARMCRSSPQFGVTLVTYELLQRWFYVDFGGHRPTGSEPTPKSRISELPPINADHVGGYRLAAATFAGVENKFGLHLPKFKSSGVVSIHHPEPATVTPAQAP, encoded by the exons ATGACCCCAGGAGACTTTGTCCAGAAGTATCTAGGactacacacacagatccaCCACAACCCTAAAACTGTACAGCTTATCGCTGCTGTGGCTGACACAACAAAGGACgg GCTGATCTCGTTCCAGGAGTTTCTTGCATTTGAGTCAGTGTTGTGTGCACCCGACACTCTCTTCATAGTTGCCTTCCAGCTGTTTGACAAGAGTGGAACTGGAGCCATTTCCTTCG AGAATGTGCGGGACATTTTCAGCCAGACCACAGTGCACCACCACATTCCCTTCAACTGGGACTGTGAGTTCATCCGTCTGCACTTTGGGCACGACCGCAAGAAACGCATCAACTACCTCGAGTTCACCCAGTTCCTGCAG GAGCTGCAGTTGGAGCACGCACGGCAGGCGTTTGCTCAGAAGGACAAAGGGAAGAATGGTGTCATCTCCGCCATGGACTTCAGTGACATTATGGCCACCATCAGGCACCACATGCTTACACCTTTTGTGGAGGAGAACCTTGTctca GCTGCAGGTGGCAGCACCTCCCACATGGTCAGCTTCTCCTACTTCAATGCCTTCAACTCCCTCCTCAACAACATGGAGTTGATCCGCAAGATCTACAGCACACTGGCTGGCACACGGAAGGACACACTCGTGACCAAAG AAGAGTTTGTTCATGCTGCCAACAAGTTTGGTCAGATCACTCCCATGGAAATTGACATCCTGTACCAGTTATCTGGCCTGCACTCCCCCTCTGG GCGTCTGAACCTCGCTGACATCGAGAGAATAGCTCCATTAGAGGAAGGATGTCTGCCCTACCACCTGGTTGAAACTCAGAAACAG GCCCATGGGGACGTTTCCAGGCCTGTGTGGCTCCAAATTGCAGAGTCCGCCTACAGGTTCACCTTGGGCTCCATCGCTGGAG CCACGGGAGCGACGGCAGTGTACCCCATTGACTTGGTGAAGACTCGTATGCAGAACCAGAGGTCCACAGGATCCTTTGTCGGAGAGCTAATGTACAAGAACAGCTTTGACTGTGCTAAGAAGGTGCTTCGCTATGAGGGCGTCTTCGGCTTCTACAGAG GTTTGGTTCCTCAGCTTATAGGTGTGGCACCTGAGAAGGCTATCAAACTCACA GTCAATGACCTCATAAGAGACAAGTTCACTGACAAAGACGACACTATTCCTTTATATGCTGAGATTCTGGCTGGTGGCTGT GCCGGAGGCTCTCAGGTGATCTTTACCAACCCTCTGGAGATTGTAAAGATTCGCCTGCAGGTGGCAGGCGAGATCACCACTGGACCTCGAGTCAGTGCGCTCAGTGTGGTCCGTGATCTGGGTTTCTTTGGACTCTACAAG gGTGCTAAAGCATGTTTCCTGAGAGACATCCCCTTCTCAGCCATCTATTTCCCCGTGTACGCTCACACCAAGGCCCAACTAGCTGACGAGCAAGGCAGGGTGGGGCCTCTGCAGCTTCTCACTGCTGGAGCAATTGCAG GTATCCCTGCGGCCTCCCTTGTGACACCTGCTGATGTCATCAAGACACGTCTGCAAGTAGCCGCAAGGGCAGGACAGACCACTTACACGGGAGTCATTGATTGCTTCAGGAAGATTATGAGAGAGGAGGGGTTCAGGGCTTTGTGGAAGGGAGCCGGAG cTCGTATGTGCCGGTCTTCTCCTCAGTTTGGTGTGACTCTGGTGACTTATGAGCTCTTGCAGAGGTGGTTCTATGTCGACTTTGGGGGACA TCGTCCAACAGGATCTGAGCCCACACCCAAGTCTCGCATCTCGGAGCTTCCCCCCATTAACGCAGACCACGTCGGAGGCTACCGTCTGGCTGCAGCTACCTTCGCTGGGGTGGAGAACAAGTTTGGCCTCCACCTTCCCAAATTCAAATCCTCTGGTGTGGTTTCCATACATCACCCAGAGCCAGCCACCGTCACACCCGCTCAGGCCCCATAG
- the LOC121908406 gene encoding calcium-binding mitochondrial carrier protein Aralar1-like isoform X1: MAVKVQSTKRGDPTELKAIFQKYASAVDKDGERFMTPGDFVQKYLGLHTQIHHNPKTVQLIAAVADTTKDGLISFQEFLAFESVLCAPDTLFIVAFQLFDKSGTGAISFENVRDIFSQTTVHHHIPFNWDCEFIRLHFGHDRKKRINYLEFTQFLQELQLEHARQAFAQKDKGKNGVISAMDFSDIMATIRHHMLTPFVEENLVSAAGGSTSHMVSFSYFNAFNSLLNNMELIRKIYSTLAGTRKDTLVTKEEFVHAANKFGQITPMEIDILYQLSGLHSPSGRLNLADIERIAPLEEGCLPYHLVETQKQAHGDVSRPVWLQIAESAYRFTLGSIAGATGATAVYPIDLVKTRMQNQRSTGSFVGELMYKNSFDCAKKVLRYEGVFGFYRGLVPQLIGVAPEKAIKLTVNDLIRDKFTDKDDTIPLYAEILAGGCAGGSQVIFTNPLEIVKIRLQVAGEITTGPRVSALSVVRDLGFFGLYKGAKACFLRDIPFSAIYFPVYAHTKAQLADEQGRVGPLQLLTAGAIAGIPAASLVTPADVIKTRLQVAARAGQTTYTGVIDCFRKIMREEGFRALWKGAGARMCRSSPQFGVTLVTYELLQRWFYVDFGGHRPTGSEPTPKSRISELPPINADHVGGYRLAAATFAGVENKFGLHLPKFKSSGVVSIHHPEPATVTPAQAP, translated from the exons TATGCCAGTGCAGTGGACAAGGATGGAGAGCGGTTCATGACCCCAGGAGACTTTGTCCAGAAGTATCTAGGactacacacacagatccaCCACAACCCTAAAACTGTACAGCTTATCGCTGCTGTGGCTGACACAACAAAGGACgg GCTGATCTCGTTCCAGGAGTTTCTTGCATTTGAGTCAGTGTTGTGTGCACCCGACACTCTCTTCATAGTTGCCTTCCAGCTGTTTGACAAGAGTGGAACTGGAGCCATTTCCTTCG AGAATGTGCGGGACATTTTCAGCCAGACCACAGTGCACCACCACATTCCCTTCAACTGGGACTGTGAGTTCATCCGTCTGCACTTTGGGCACGACCGCAAGAAACGCATCAACTACCTCGAGTTCACCCAGTTCCTGCAG GAGCTGCAGTTGGAGCACGCACGGCAGGCGTTTGCTCAGAAGGACAAAGGGAAGAATGGTGTCATCTCCGCCATGGACTTCAGTGACATTATGGCCACCATCAGGCACCACATGCTTACACCTTTTGTGGAGGAGAACCTTGTctca GCTGCAGGTGGCAGCACCTCCCACATGGTCAGCTTCTCCTACTTCAATGCCTTCAACTCCCTCCTCAACAACATGGAGTTGATCCGCAAGATCTACAGCACACTGGCTGGCACACGGAAGGACACACTCGTGACCAAAG AAGAGTTTGTTCATGCTGCCAACAAGTTTGGTCAGATCACTCCCATGGAAATTGACATCCTGTACCAGTTATCTGGCCTGCACTCCCCCTCTGG GCGTCTGAACCTCGCTGACATCGAGAGAATAGCTCCATTAGAGGAAGGATGTCTGCCCTACCACCTGGTTGAAACTCAGAAACAG GCCCATGGGGACGTTTCCAGGCCTGTGTGGCTCCAAATTGCAGAGTCCGCCTACAGGTTCACCTTGGGCTCCATCGCTGGAG CCACGGGAGCGACGGCAGTGTACCCCATTGACTTGGTGAAGACTCGTATGCAGAACCAGAGGTCCACAGGATCCTTTGTCGGAGAGCTAATGTACAAGAACAGCTTTGACTGTGCTAAGAAGGTGCTTCGCTATGAGGGCGTCTTCGGCTTCTACAGAG GTTTGGTTCCTCAGCTTATAGGTGTGGCACCTGAGAAGGCTATCAAACTCACA GTCAATGACCTCATAAGAGACAAGTTCACTGACAAAGACGACACTATTCCTTTATATGCTGAGATTCTGGCTGGTGGCTGT GCCGGAGGCTCTCAGGTGATCTTTACCAACCCTCTGGAGATTGTAAAGATTCGCCTGCAGGTGGCAGGCGAGATCACCACTGGACCTCGAGTCAGTGCGCTCAGTGTGGTCCGTGATCTGGGTTTCTTTGGACTCTACAAG gGTGCTAAAGCATGTTTCCTGAGAGACATCCCCTTCTCAGCCATCTATTTCCCCGTGTACGCTCACACCAAGGCCCAACTAGCTGACGAGCAAGGCAGGGTGGGGCCTCTGCAGCTTCTCACTGCTGGAGCAATTGCAG GTATCCCTGCGGCCTCCCTTGTGACACCTGCTGATGTCATCAAGACACGTCTGCAAGTAGCCGCAAGGGCAGGACAGACCACTTACACGGGAGTCATTGATTGCTTCAGGAAGATTATGAGAGAGGAGGGGTTCAGGGCTTTGTGGAAGGGAGCCGGAG cTCGTATGTGCCGGTCTTCTCCTCAGTTTGGTGTGACTCTGGTGACTTATGAGCTCTTGCAGAGGTGGTTCTATGTCGACTTTGGGGGACA TCGTCCAACAGGATCTGAGCCCACACCCAAGTCTCGCATCTCGGAGCTTCCCCCCATTAACGCAGACCACGTCGGAGGCTACCGTCTGGCTGCAGCTACCTTCGCTGGGGTGGAGAACAAGTTTGGCCTCCACCTTCCCAAATTCAAATCCTCTGGTGTGGTTTCCATACATCACCCAGAGCCAGCCACCGTCACACCCGCTCAGGCCCCATAG